One stretch of Phocoena phocoena chromosome 10, mPhoPho1.1, whole genome shotgun sequence DNA includes these proteins:
- the NPRL2 gene encoding GATOR1 complex protein NPRL2, with protein MGSSCRIECIFFSEFHPTLGPKITYQVPEDFISRELFDTVQVYIITKPELQNKLITVTAMEKKLIGCPVCIEHKKYSRNALLFNLGFVCDAQAKTCALEPIVKKLAGYLTTLELESSFVSTEESKQKLVPIMTILLEELNASGRCTLPIDESNTIHLKVIEQRPDPPVAQEYDVPVFTKDKEDFFNSQWDLTTQQILPYIDGFRHVQKISAEADVELNLVRIAIQNLLYYGVVTLVSILQYSNVYCPTPKVQDLVDDKSLQEACLSYVTKQGHKRASLRDVFQLYCSLSPGTTVRDLIGRHPQQLQHVDERKLIQFGLMKNLIRRLQKYPVRVSQEERSHPARLYTGCHSYDEICCKTGMSYQELDERLENDPNIIICWK; from the exons ATGGGCAGTAGCTGCCGCATCGAATGCATATTCTTCAGCGAGTTCCACCCCACGCTGGGACCCAAGATCACCTATCAG GTCCCCGAGGACTTCATCTCCCGGGAGCTGTTTGACACCGTCCAGGTGTACATCATCACTAAGCCAGAGCTGCAGAATAAGCTCATCACTGT CACAGCCATGGAGAAGAAACTGATTGGCTGCCCCGTGTGCATCGAGCACAAGAAGTACAGCCGCAATGCCCTGCTCTTCAACCTAGGCTTCGTGTGTGATGCCCAGGCCAAGACTTGTGCCCTTGAGCCCATCGTCAAAAAGCTGGCTGGCTACCTGACCACACTGGAG CTAGAGAGCAGCTTCGTGTCCACGGAGGAGAGCAAACAGAAGTTGGTGCCCATCATGACCATCTTGCTGGAGGAGCTAAATGCCTCAGGCCGGTGCACTCTGCCCATCG ATGAGTCTAACACCATCCACTTGAAGGTGATTGAGCAGCGGCCTGACCCTCCTGTGGCCCAGGAGTATGATGTGCCTGTCTTTACCAAAGACAAGGAGGATTTCTTCAACTCACAGTGGGACCTCACCACACAACAG ATCCTGCCCTACATTGATGGTTTCCGCCACGTCCAGAAGATCTCAGCCGAGGCAGACGTGGAGCTCAACCTAGTGCGCATCGCCATCCAGAACCTGCT GTACTACGGCGTTGTGACACTGGTGTCCATCCTCCAG TACTCCAATGTGTACTGCCCAACGCCCAAGGTCCAGGACCTAGTAGATGACAAGTCCCTGCAGGAGGCGTGTCTATCCTACGTGACCAAGCAAG GGCACAAGAGGGCCAGTCTCCGGGATGTGTTCCAGCTGTACTGCAGCCTGAGCCCTGGCACTACTGTGAGAGATCTCATTGGCCGCCACCCCCAACAGCTGCAGCACGTTGATGAACG GAAGCTGATCCAGTTCGGGCTTATGAAGAACCTCATCAGGCGACTACAGAAGTATCCCGTGCGGGTGTCTCAGGAGGAGCGGAGCCACCCTGCCAGGCTTTACACAGGTTGCCACAGTTACGATGAGATCTGCTGCAAGACAG GCATGAGCTACCAAGAGCTGGATGAACGGCTGGAAAATGACCCCAACATCATCATCTGCTGGAAGTGA
- the CYB561D2 gene encoding transmembrane reductase CYB561D2, producing MALSVETESHIYRALRTASGAAAHVVALGFTIFVAVLSRPGSSLFSWHPVLMSLAFSFLMTEALLVFSPESSLLRSLSRKGRARCHWVLQLLALLCALLGLGLVILHKEQLGKAHLATWHGRAGLLAVLWAGLQCSGGVGLLYPKLLPRWPLAKLKLYHATSGLVGYLLGSASLLLGMYSLWFTATVTGGVWYLAVLCPVVTSLVIMNQVSNAYLYRKRIQP from the exons ATGGCCCTTTCTGTGGAGACCGAGTCGCACATATACCGAGCTCTGCGCACTGCATCTGGGGCTGCTGCTCACGTTGTGGCCCTGGGCTTCACCATCTTTGTGGCTGTACTTTCCAGGCCTGGCTCCA GTCTCTTCTCCTGGCACCCTGTGCTTATGTCTTTGGCT TTCTCTTTCCTGATGACCGAGGCACTGCTGGTGTTCTCTCCTGAGAGTTCGCTGCTGCGCTCCCTCTCGCGGAAGGGCCGAGCACGCTGCCACTGGGTTCTGCAGCTGCTAGCCCTGCTGTGTGCACTGCTGGGCCTGGGCCTTGTCATCCTTCACAAGGAACAGCTTGGCAAAGCCCACCTGGCCACGTGGCATGGGCGGGCAGGGCTGCTAGCTGtgctgtgggcagggctgcagtGCTCAGGTGGGGTGGGGCTGCTCTACCCCAAATTGCTGCCTCGATGGCCCCTGGCCAAGCTCAAGCTGTACCATGCCACTTCTGGGTTGGTGGGCTACCTTCTGGGTAGTGCCAGCCTCTTGTTGGGCATGTACTCACTCTGGTTCACTGCCACAGTCACTGGTGGGGTCTGGTACCTGGCTGTGCTATGCCCTGTCGTTACCAGCTTGGTCATTATGAACCAGGTGAGCAACGCCTACCTGTACCGCAAGAGGATCCAGCCATGA